A region of Clostridium acetobutylicum ATCC 824 DNA encodes the following proteins:
- a CDS encoding TcaA 3rd/4th domain-containing protein has translation MSGKDKEEDSMQKESTNFNSQGNRLLNNILNQRKLNFSKKSKLVITGLIIGLILIILHSLFSKMQSNPATAVESLKTAISRDDRSEVKNLIKSSNKSQHINEDDIEILIQYLKNHHDYSKGLFKELSSQADKLASDSDAHLSSKYFMNLKPAEKKYGIFPDYKILVKPAYITIKSKVKGTNIYINNKQVGTSTSDDFTHTYGPYMPGIYTVKESYRGNYAKVDKVVKVDTTKNTEVKNIDSVKYVNVTSENEDAEVFIDNKNIGKKIKDVKTLGPITNNTKIYAVAVINGKQYKSEEKEIGGEYNKEETPKLYLDFPTYPGVPNPNGGQVQQLIKNYLVFKCVAVNTGNLGAMNSYIYPGSELSDEVKALVKKYQSKDEKITTKSCNITGCKFNQDGKSGVVNTEEVYNVDKYGVQSTKEYNCSYSFKFNGKTNTYLVYKLLESVSR, from the coding sequence ATGAGTGGAAAGGATAAGGAAGAGGATTCTATGCAAAAAGAAAGTACTAATTTCAATTCCCAAGGCAATAGGCTTTTAAATAATATCTTAAATCAAAGGAAACTAAACTTCTCAAAAAAAAGTAAACTAGTAATAACGGGACTTATAATAGGTTTAATATTAATTATTCTACACAGCTTATTTTCAAAAATGCAATCTAACCCAGCTACAGCAGTAGAATCACTCAAAACAGCAATCAGTAGAGATGATAGAAGTGAAGTGAAAAATTTAATAAAATCTTCAAATAAGTCACAACACATTAATGAAGATGATATAGAGATTCTTATACAGTATCTTAAAAATCATCATGATTATTCAAAAGGATTATTTAAAGAGTTAAGTAGTCAGGCAGATAAATTAGCAAGTGATTCAGATGCACATTTAAGCTCGAAATACTTTATGAATTTAAAACCAGCAGAAAAGAAGTATGGGATATTTCCTGATTATAAAATATTAGTAAAACCAGCGTATATAACAATTAAAAGCAAAGTTAAGGGTACTAATATTTATATTAATAATAAACAAGTTGGAACAAGTACAAGTGATGATTTTACACACACATATGGACCGTACATGCCTGGAATTTATACGGTAAAGGAATCTTACAGAGGAAATTATGCTAAGGTAGATAAAGTTGTTAAGGTTGATACAACGAAAAACACCGAAGTAAAGAATATTGATTCTGTGAAATATGTTAATGTTACTAGTGAAAATGAGGATGCAGAAGTTTTTATAGATAATAAAAATATAGGCAAAAAAATTAAAGACGTTAAAACTTTAGGACCTATCACTAATAATACAAAGATATATGCTGTTGCAGTTATAAATGGTAAGCAGTATAAGAGTGAAGAAAAGGAGATAGGCGGTGAGTATAATAAAGAGGAGACTCCTAAGCTTTATTTAGATTTTCCTACATACCCAGGAGTACCAAATCCTAATGGGGGACAAGTACAACAGCTTATCAAAAACTATTTAGTCTTCAAATGTGTTGCTGTAAATACTGGTAACTTGGGTGCTATGAATTCTTATATATATCCAGGAAGTGAACTTTCTGATGAAGTAAAGGCTTTAGTAAAAAAGTATCAAAGTAAAGATGAAAAGATAACAACTAAAAGCTGTAATATTACTGGATGTAAGTTCAATCAGGATGGTAAGAGTGGTGTTGTAAATACAGAGGAGGTTTATAATGTGGATAAGTATGGCGTACAGTCAACAAAAGAATATAATTGTTCATATAGTTTTAAATTTAATGGTAAAACAAATACATATCTAGTATATAAACTGTTAGAAAGTGTAAGTAGGTAG
- a CDS encoding zinc ribbon domain-containing protein, translating into MRFCTKCGHKLEDEYKVCPKCGSSVTDKKSQASALNKIKAEESKVETISPVRKSISKKMIIAIASVAVVVIFVGVFIYFGKTQSNPSKVVKNFEEAVAKKDKAKIEKLVEYSNNNAKMDDASANILIKYFNSNKSYSDSVLSELNDEADTINADSPSLTSNSYAFRMEREGNKYLFFPNYKIIVKPAYVTVKTKFKGTNIYLNNEKIGTVTKDNDNKQYGPFLPGKYTIKAVYKGKYASPTDSKNVNTLKTKNNKISIVLLKDLKYVKIDSDEKDAEIFIGDKDTGKKIKDIKTIGPVDKKTSIYGTIKKDGKIIKSDIQKLEYSYDINGPQVYLDFFNSKYKPDSNEWKIKQLLQDYTLYFGEAVNDNNMSLIQKYLYPDSDLYKQQEAYIKDAYSKKIVEMNQQCNIVSCDFSSDSKSGTVVTHEVYDIDSDNGETYVTSKKEFNYKYTFKYNDAVGAYQLASVENVK; encoded by the coding sequence ATGAGATTTTGCACTAAATGTGGTCATAAGTTAGAAGACGAATACAAGGTCTGTCCCAAATGTGGAAGTAGTGTCACAGATAAAAAAAGTCAAGCTTCAGCTTTAAATAAAATCAAAGCTGAAGAAAGCAAGGTTGAGACAATATCACCTGTAAGGAAGAGTATATCAAAAAAAATGATTATAGCAATAGCTTCGGTAGCTGTAGTAGTGATTTTTGTTGGAGTATTTATTTATTTTGGGAAAACTCAATCCAATCCATCGAAAGTAGTAAAAAATTTTGAAGAAGCAGTAGCAAAGAAAGATAAAGCTAAGATAGAAAAATTAGTAGAGTATTCAAATAATAATGCCAAAATGGATGATGCAAGTGCAAATATACTTATTAAATATTTTAATAGCAATAAGTCATATTCAGATAGTGTCTTAAGTGAATTAAATGATGAAGCAGATACGATAAATGCAGACAGCCCTTCACTTACATCAAATTCATATGCCTTTAGGATGGAACGTGAAGGAAATAAGTATTTATTTTTTCCTAATTATAAAATAATAGTAAAGCCAGCCTATGTAACAGTTAAGACAAAATTTAAGGGAACAAATATTTACTTGAACAACGAAAAGATTGGTACCGTAACAAAAGATAATGATAATAAACAATACGGGCCTTTTCTGCCAGGTAAATATACCATAAAAGCAGTGTATAAGGGCAAATATGCAAGCCCAACTGATTCTAAAAATGTTAATACGCTAAAAACTAAAAATAATAAAATTTCAATTGTACTGCTTAAGGATTTAAAATACGTTAAAATTGACAGTGATGAAAAAGATGCAGAAATATTTATAGGTGATAAGGACACAGGAAAAAAGATAAAAGATATTAAAACTATTGGACCTGTTGATAAGAAAACAAGTATATACGGAACTATTAAAAAAGATGGAAAAATAATAAAAAGTGATATTCAAAAGTTAGAGTATTCTTATGATATAAATGGGCCACAAGTATACTTAGATTTCTTTAATTCAAAATATAAACCGGATTCTAATGAGTGGAAGATTAAACAGTTGCTTCAGGATTATACTCTTTACTTTGGAGAAGCTGTAAATGACAATAATATGTCGCTTATACAAAAGTATCTCTACCCAGATAGCGACCTTTATAAACAGCAAGAGGCATATATAAAAGATGCTTATAGTAAAAAAATAGTAGAGATGAATCAGCAGTGTAATATTGTTTCATGTGATTTTAGTAGTGATAGTAAATCAGGTACGGTAGTTACACATGAAGTGTATGACATAGATAGTGATAATGGTGAGACTTATGTTACATCTAAAAAGGAATTTAACTATAAATATACCTTTAAATATAATGATGCAGTAGGAGCTTACCAGCTAGCAAGTGTTGAAAATGTCAAATAA
- a CDS encoding PucR family transcriptional regulator: protein MKELNTFLNELENRSGIEFEISTEDGSLIYKSNSYVESHSNVYYPLNLGYDRFVLRLDKSFKACVKLLMYSIENKYNEICSRRYKNIQKLLEEEDLEQNKILNNMFVGSPVLFIVRLNSNVYDGLNIVNQMYTSSDIITMVYKSDIIIIGDFEDVYDHAVSMREAIISNLFCKCVVSFSEISKDNFNLKQAYDNAIEALVLFRRFSLKEEVIDYNKLFLERMAYYMDNNLKKKIMYKFKDKFDELDSEMLNTIDEFVKNGLNISNTAKRLFIHRNTLIYRIDKLKKETGFDIKNFKEAAVFVISFLIWKENK, encoded by the coding sequence ATGAAAGAGTTAAATACATTTCTTAATGAACTGGAAAATAGGTCTGGTATAGAATTTGAAATATCAACCGAGGATGGGAGCTTAATATATAAAAGCAATTCTTATGTTGAGAGCCATAGCAATGTGTACTATCCATTGAACTTAGGTTATGATAGATTTGTTTTAAGGTTAGATAAAAGCTTTAAGGCATGTGTGAAATTACTTATGTATTCAATAGAAAATAAATACAATGAGATATGTTCAAGGAGATACAAAAATATTCAAAAGCTTCTTGAAGAAGAAGACCTAGAGCAGAATAAAATACTGAATAATATGTTTGTTGGTAGCCCAGTGCTTTTTATTGTAAGGTTAAACTCAAATGTATATGATGGACTTAATATAGTAAATCAAATGTACACTAGTAGTGATATTATAACTATGGTATATAAATCAGATATTATAATTATTGGAGACTTTGAAGATGTATATGACCATGCTGTTAGTATGAGAGAGGCAATTATATCAAACTTATTTTGCAAGTGTGTTGTAAGTTTTAGCGAAATTTCAAAAGATAATTTTAATTTGAAGCAGGCTTATGATAATGCAATAGAGGCATTAGTTTTATTTAGAAGGTTTTCCCTTAAGGAAGAGGTTATTGATTATAATAAACTTTTTCTAGAGAGAATGGCCTATTATATGGACAATAATTTAAAGAAAAAAATAATGTATAAGTTTAAGGATAAATTCGATGAGCTTGACTCAGAAATGCTAAATACAATTGATGAATTTGTTAAAAATGGACTTAATATAAGCAATACTGCTAAAAGACTATTTATTCACAGGAACACGCTTATATATAGGATTGATAAATTAAAGAAAGAAACGGGTTTTGATATAAAAAACTTTAAAGAGGCTGCTGTGTTTGTAATTTCATTTTTAATATGGAAGGAAAATAAATAA
- the murC gene encoding UDP-N-acetylmuramate--L-alanine ligase gives MSFDLKNDISKKIHFIGIGGVSMSGLAEILLERGFKVSGSDMNGSPMIDKLKEHGAEIYLGHNEKNINNVDIVVYTAAIPEDNPELIYARKNNISLMTRAEFLGSLMKGHKYNIAISGTHGKTTTTSMVSHIALTEDVDPTILVGGNLDIINGNVLAGKSDYFITEACEYKASFLEFYPYIGVILNIDADHLDYYKNIDDIENTFAKFVNLIPKEGYLIANADDKRVARVASNATCNVVSFGIDNGDIRAKNISFNESGFSSFDVYKSSELLFNIELNVPGKHNILNALSAIASALTLKISHKSIIDGLKSFKGTHRRFEIKGVKNGITVIDDYAHHPTEIKATLDAAKNYPHNKIYCVFQPHTYSRTLSLFDDFSNSFSGVDELVLADIYAAREKDTGVVSSLKLSEAINKNGVKSSNLHSFEDIVNYFKSKLNDGDILLTVGAGDVFKIGEMFLSK, from the coding sequence ATGTCTTTTGATCTAAAAAACGATATAAGTAAAAAAATACACTTTATTGGTATTGGTGGAGTTAGTATGAGCGGTCTTGCAGAAATACTGCTTGAAAGAGGCTTTAAGGTTTCAGGTTCAGATATGAACGGCTCTCCAATGATAGATAAATTAAAAGAGCATGGCGCTGAAATATATTTAGGTCATAATGAAAAAAATATTAATAATGTAGATATAGTAGTTTACACAGCTGCTATTCCAGAAGATAATCCAGAATTAATTTATGCAAGAAAAAATAATATATCCTTAATGACAAGAGCTGAATTTCTAGGTTCATTGATGAAAGGACATAAATATAATATTGCAATCTCCGGAACTCATGGTAAGACCACTACTACCTCTATGGTTTCACATATAGCTTTGACAGAGGATGTTGATCCAACAATATTAGTTGGTGGAAATTTAGATATCATAAACGGAAATGTACTTGCTGGAAAAAGTGATTATTTTATAACTGAGGCTTGTGAATATAAAGCTTCATTTTTAGAATTTTATCCTTATATAGGTGTTATATTAAATATAGATGCTGATCATCTTGATTATTATAAAAATATAGATGATATAGAAAACACTTTCGCTAAATTTGTAAACTTAATCCCAAAAGAAGGCTACTTAATAGCAAATGCAGACGATAAAAGAGTTGCTAGAGTTGCTTCAAATGCAACATGCAATGTAGTATCCTTTGGAATTGATAACGGAGATATAAGAGCGAAAAATATATCTTTTAATGAAAGTGGTTTTAGTTCTTTCGATGTATATAAATCAAGTGAACTTTTATTCAACATTGAGCTTAATGTTCCTGGAAAGCACAATATTTTAAATGCACTTTCTGCTATAGCATCAGCTTTAACTCTTAAAATCAGTCATAAATCTATAATCGATGGACTTAAAAGCTTTAAAGGAACTCATAGAAGATTTGAAATTAAAGGAGTTAAGAATGGTATTACAGTGATTGATGACTATGCTCATCATCCAACTGAAATAAAAGCAACACTAGATGCCGCAAAAAACTATCCTCACAATAAAATTTACTGCGTATTTCAACCTCATACTTATTCAAGAACTTTAAGTCTGTTTGATGATTTTTCAAATTCTTTTTCAGGTGTAGATGAATTAGTTCTAGCTGACATATATGCTGCAAGAGAGAAGGATACTGGAGTTGTAAGCTCTCTAAAGCTTTCTGAGGCTATAAATAAAAATGGTGTAAAATCTTCAAACCTACACAGCTTTGAAGATATAGTAAATTACTTTAAAAGCAAATTAAATGACGGCGATATTCTTTTAACTGTTGGTGCAGGTGATGTCTTTAAAATTGGAGAAATGTTTTTAAGTAAATAA
- a CDS encoding [Fe-Fe] hydrogenase large subunit C-terminal domain-containing protein, whose translation MNNKYIELFKSLVDSYYNDTFDSFVYHILSDEEVDKKELSKVISSLCGVSVEFKDTETYISELKKAISNYKCTDNIVEKIKECDSSCHSNEGETPCQKSCPFDAILVDKNTKTSHIQKDLCTDCGNCITSCPSGSILDKIEFMPLLNLFKNNETVIAAVAPAIAGQFGENVSLEMLRTAFKKVGFADMVEVAFFADMLTIKEAFEFNELVNSKDDLMITSCCCPMWVSMIRKIYKDLARHVSPSVSPMIASGRVIKKLNPNCKVVFIGPCIAKKAESRSQDISDAIDFVLTFEELKGIFDVLDIDPEKLPETHTKSYASREGRLYGRTGGVSTSVDEAVKRIFPNKHHLFKSTKVDGVKDCKDILNKTQAGNIGANFLEGMGCVGGCVGGPKAIVHKDQGRESVNKTAESSEIKISVDSERMKDILSRIGINSIEDFGDKSKVDIFERRF comes from the coding sequence ATGAATAACAAGTATATAGAACTTTTCAAATCACTCGTAGATTCCTATTACAACGATACTTTTGATTCTTTTGTATATCACATCCTTTCAGATGAAGAGGTAGATAAAAAAGAGCTCTCAAAAGTAATATCATCCTTATGTGGCGTTAGTGTTGAATTTAAAGATACTGAAACTTACATAAGTGAATTAAAAAAAGCAATCTCAAATTATAAATGTACTGATAACATAGTAGAAAAAATCAAAGAATGCGATTCTTCTTGTCACAGCAACGAAGGAGAAACTCCCTGCCAAAAATCATGTCCATTTGATGCTATACTGGTAGATAAAAACACTAAGACTTCACACATACAGAAAGATTTATGCACAGATTGCGGCAACTGTATAACTTCATGTCCTTCTGGATCAATATTGGATAAAATTGAATTTATGCCTCTATTAAATCTATTTAAAAATAATGAGACAGTAATAGCTGCTGTAGCACCTGCCATAGCTGGTCAGTTTGGAGAAAATGTTTCACTTGAAATGCTTAGAACTGCTTTTAAAAAGGTTGGATTTGCAGATATGGTAGAAGTGGCTTTTTTTGCAGATATGCTTACTATAAAGGAAGCTTTTGAATTTAATGAACTAGTAAATTCAAAGGATGATTTAATGATAACCTCTTGTTGTTGCCCAATGTGGGTTTCCATGATACGAAAAATATACAAGGATTTAGCTAGACACGTTTCACCTTCGGTCTCTCCTATGATTGCCTCTGGAAGAGTTATAAAAAAACTAAATCCAAATTGCAAGGTGGTTTTTATAGGTCCTTGTATTGCTAAAAAAGCCGAATCTAGAAGTCAAGATATAAGTGATGCAATAGATTTCGTGCTTACCTTCGAAGAGTTAAAAGGTATATTTGATGTACTAGATATAGATCCAGAAAAGCTGCCAGAAACACATACAAAGAGTTATGCCTCAAGAGAGGGCAGACTTTATGGTCGCACAGGTGGAGTATCTACCTCTGTAGATGAAGCTGTAAAAAGAATTTTCCCTAACAAACATCATTTATTTAAATCCACAAAAGTAGATGGTGTTAAGGATTGTAAGGATATACTTAATAAAACGCAGGCTGGTAATATAGGTGCAAATTTTTTAGAAGGTATGGGCTGTGTTGGTGGCTGCGTTGGTGGTCCAAAAGCTATAGTTCACAAAGATCAGGGACGTGAAAGTGTAAATAAAACAGCAGAAAGTTCTGAAATTAAAATATCTGTTGATAGTGAACGAATGAAGGATATTTTAAGTCGAATAGGAATTAACTCAATAGAAGATTTCGGAGATAAATCTAAAGTAGATATTTTTGAAAGAAGATTTTAA
- a CDS encoding ABC transporter ATP-binding protein produces MADLSLKHIYKVYDGNVTAVKDFNLDVADKEFIVFVGPSGCGKSTTLRMIAGLEEITKGELTIGGRVVNDVSPKDRDIAMVFQNYALYPHMTVYENMAFGLKLRKTPKDVIDEKVKKAAEILDIAHLLDRKPKALSGGQRQRVAMGRAIVREPKVFLMDEPLSNLDAKLRVQMRTEIAKLHKDLQNTFIYVTHDQTEAMTLGTRIVVMKDGVIQQVDTPQNIYEKPKNMFVAGFIGSPQMNFVDSKVTEDSGKIMVSVEGQEIPVSGDISKILKENGYINKEVILGIRPENMDESPEFLQKHKDAIINAKVEVTELMGAETYIHLAKGKANFIVRVNGASTSKAGDEIKIGININKLHVFDKETEETIL; encoded by the coding sequence ATGGCAGATTTATCTTTAAAGCACATTTATAAAGTTTATGATGGTAATGTTACTGCGGTTAAGGATTTCAATCTTGACGTTGCGGATAAGGAATTTATTGTATTTGTAGGACCTTCCGGTTGTGGTAAGTCAACTACGCTTAGGATGATAGCAGGACTTGAAGAGATAACTAAGGGAGAACTAACAATAGGTGGAAGAGTAGTTAATGATGTTTCCCCAAAGGATAGAGATATTGCTATGGTGTTCCAAAACTATGCTTTATATCCTCACATGACTGTTTATGAAAATATGGCTTTTGGGCTAAAACTAAGAAAAACACCCAAAGATGTTATAGATGAGAAAGTTAAAAAAGCAGCAGAGATTTTAGATATAGCACACCTTCTCGATAGAAAACCGAAGGCACTATCAGGAGGACAAAGACAGAGAGTTGCTATGGGAAGAGCGATAGTAAGGGAACCTAAGGTATTTCTTATGGATGAACCTCTATCAAATTTGGATGCAAAACTTAGAGTTCAAATGAGAACTGAAATAGCCAAGCTTCACAAGGATCTACAAAATACATTTATATATGTTACTCATGATCAGACAGAGGCTATGACTTTAGGAACTAGAATAGTAGTTATGAAGGATGGAGTTATTCAGCAGGTTGATACTCCACAAAATATATATGAAAAGCCAAAGAATATGTTTGTTGCAGGTTTTATTGGAAGTCCTCAAATGAATTTTGTTGATTCTAAGGTGACTGAAGATAGCGGAAAAATTATGGTATCAGTTGAAGGACAAGAAATTCCTGTTTCAGGTGATATCAGTAAAATACTTAAAGAAAATGGTTATATTAATAAAGAAGTTATTTTAGGTATAAGGCCTGAAAATATGGATGAAAGTCCTGAATTTCTTCAAAAGCATAAGGACGCAATAATCAATGCAAAAGTAGAGGTTACTGAACTTATGGGTGCTGAAACATATATACATCTTGCAAAGGGCAAGGCTAATTTTATAGTGAGGGTTAATGGTGCATCTACTTCAAAAGCAGGAGACGAAATTAAAATTGGAATAAATATTAACAAACTTCATGTGTTTGATAAAGAAACGGAAGAAACTATATTATAA
- a CDS encoding 2-phosphosulfolactate phosphatase family protein, whose product MKIDLIISADDIKEEKVKNKTAVVIDMLRATSVITTALNNGCKRVVPVLTVEEALKKVKEYGKDAILGGERKGLKIEGFDFSNSPMEYTEDVVKGKTLIMTTTNGTRAIKGSETARDILIGSVLNGEAVAEKIVELNNDVVIVNAGTYGEFSIDDFICSGYIINCVMDRMKKLELTDAATTAQYVYKTNEDIKGFVKYAKHYKRIMELGLKKDFEYCCKKDIVKLVPQYTNGEIL is encoded by the coding sequence TTGAAAATAGATTTGATTATATCTGCTGATGATATAAAAGAAGAAAAGGTAAAAAATAAAACTGCTGTTGTAATAGATATGCTTAGGGCAACCTCTGTTATTACAACTGCTTTAAACAATGGCTGCAAAAGAGTGGTACCAGTACTTACAGTTGAAGAGGCTTTAAAAAAGGTAAAAGAATACGGTAAAGATGCTATTTTAGGAGGAGAGAGAAAAGGCCTTAAAATAGAGGGCTTTGATTTTTCTAATTCTCCTATGGAATATACCGAAGATGTTGTAAAAGGTAAAACTTTAATTATGACAACAACAAATGGAACCAGGGCCATAAAGGGATCAGAAACAGCAAGGGATATACTTATAGGGTCTGTTCTTAATGGAGAAGCAGTAGCAGAAAAAATAGTAGAGCTTAATAATGATGTGGTAATAGTTAATGCAGGAACCTATGGAGAATTTTCAATTGATGATTTTATTTGTAGCGGATATATAATAAATTGTGTAATGGATAGAATGAAAAAGCTAGAGCTTACAGATGCAGCAACCACGGCTCAATATGTTTATAAAACTAATGAGGATATAAAAGGATTTGTAAAATATGCAAAACATTATAAGAGAATAATGGAACTAGGATTAAAAAAAGACTTTGAATATTGTTGTAAAAAGGATATTGTAAAATTAGTACCTCAGTACACTAATGGAGAAATTTTATAA
- the namA gene encoding NADPH dehydrogenase NamA, whose amino-acid sequence MKIFEAYTIKNMCLKNRIVMPPMCMYSSDNTGNINDFHLVHYTTRSIGGVGFIIVEATGITPNGRISDKDLGIWSEKHAEGLSFLVKEVKKYGSKIAIQLNHSGRKYEGTSGEPVAPSALAFDENSKTPKELTKNEIKEIILAFKAAAKRAEKAGFDAIEIHGAHGYLINQFLSPLSNFRDDEYGGSTENRTRFLKEVLEAVREVWPKEKPILLRVSAEDYRGGSGITPNEMVNIINIVKDLIDVVDVSSGGVAPAHINLYPGYQVKLSEVIKNECNVPTIAVGLICDINMVEEILSNNRADLVALGRELLRNPYFVLSSARLKNINIDFPKPYERAFN is encoded by the coding sequence GTGAAGATATTTGAAGCATATACTATAAAGAACATGTGTTTAAAAAATAGAATTGTAATGCCACCTATGTGCATGTATTCTTCTGATAATACAGGTAATATAAATGATTTTCATTTAGTACATTATACTACACGATCTATAGGCGGTGTAGGTTTTATAATAGTAGAAGCCACTGGCATTACACCCAACGGTAGAATAAGCGATAAAGATTTAGGAATATGGAGTGAAAAACATGCAGAGGGGTTAAGCTTTTTAGTAAAGGAAGTTAAAAAGTATGGTTCGAAAATAGCCATACAATTAAATCACAGTGGAAGAAAATATGAAGGCACTTCTGGTGAACCTGTTGCTCCAAGCGCATTAGCCTTTGATGAAAACAGCAAAACGCCAAAAGAGCTCACTAAAAATGAGATTAAAGAAATAATTTTGGCATTTAAAGCTGCCGCTAAAAGAGCTGAAAAAGCCGGTTTTGATGCTATAGAAATACATGGAGCTCATGGCTACCTCATAAACCAATTTCTTTCTCCTCTATCAAACTTTAGGGACGATGAATACGGCGGAAGCACCGAAAATAGAACCAGATTTCTAAAAGAAGTATTGGAAGCTGTAAGAGAAGTATGGCCTAAAGAAAAACCTATACTTTTGAGAGTTTCTGCTGAAGACTATAGAGGCGGCTCTGGAATAACTCCAAATGAGATGGTTAACATTATAAATATAGTAAAAGATCTAATAGATGTTGTTGATGTAAGCTCTGGTGGAGTTGCTCCTGCACACATAAACTTATATCCAGGTTATCAAGTAAAATTGTCTGAAGTTATAAAGAATGAGTGCAACGTACCAACTATAGCTGTAGGACTTATATGTGATATAAATATGGTAGAGGAAATTCTTTCAAATAACCGTGCTGATCTTGTAGCTCTTGGAAGAGAACTTTTAAGAAATCCTTACTTCGTATTAAGTTCAGCAAGACTTAAGAATATAAATATAGATTTTCCAAAGCCTTATGAAAGAGCTTTCAATTAG
- a CDS encoding HAD family hydrolase has protein sequence MTGKIKAAIFDMDGTLVDSMWIWQSIDVEYLKKKNISFPDDLKAAIEHLGFHATARYFKERFNLKESIEEITDDWTQMAYKHYADDIKLKPYAKEYLLYLKNKNIKLGLATSNCNLLVEAALKPLGIYDLFDSITTTDEVDKDKNFPDVYLLAAKRLGVSPHECIVFEDILPAILSAKKAGMTVVAVHDESSIKSLVDIKDKADKFIVSYDEIIA, from the coding sequence ATGACTGGTAAAATTAAAGCAGCCATTTTCGACATGGATGGTACACTTGTAGATTCTATGTGGATTTGGCAATCAATCGATGTGGAGTATTTAAAGAAAAAAAATATATCATTTCCTGATGATTTAAAAGCTGCAATTGAACACTTAGGTTTTCATGCTACAGCTAGATATTTTAAAGAAAGATTTAACCTTAAGGAATCAATTGAAGAGATAACTGATGATTGGACTCAGATGGCATACAAACATTATGCAGATGATATAAAATTAAAGCCTTATGCTAAGGAATATTTACTATATTTAAAAAATAAAAACATAAAGTTAGGTTTAGCAACAAGTAATTGTAATCTTTTAGTTGAAGCAGCACTAAAGCCTCTAGGAATATATGATTTATTTGACTCAATTACAACTACCGATGAAGTTGATAAAGATAAAAACTTTCCAGATGTTTACCTACTTGCCGCTAAGAGATTAGGCGTATCACCCCATGAATGCATAGTTTTTGAAGATATTTTGCCTGCTATATTGTCAGCCAAAAAAGCTGGAATGACCGTTGTCGCTGTACATGATGAATCTTCCATTAAAAGCTTAGTTGATATAAAGGATAAAGCAGATAAATTCATTGTATCTTATGATGAAATCATTGCGTAA